In a genomic window of Methanosarcina horonobensis HB-1 = JCM 15518:
- a CDS encoding pirin family protein has product MIRIIPAEARHLEDSGWLKSYMLFSFSNYYDPENIKFGSLRVFNDDTVQPGRGFSTHPHSEMEIISVVLEGEITHEDNMGNRGTLGKGEVQRVTAGTGILHSELNRGKEPLHFYQIWILPSRSGLEPSYSQKRFEESEWKNRLLPLASGRDFENALKIDPNATIYRASLEKGHVIHFNTQDNRRTFVYMFAGELSVNGQRIGQGDQARIDLEQAIHMEAVSSGTPAEFILIDIPAQETETQRKS; this is encoded by the coding sequence ATGATAAGAATCATTCCGGCAGAAGCCAGGCATCTTGAGGATTCAGGCTGGCTGAAGAGCTATATGCTCTTTTCTTTTTCAAACTATTACGATCCTGAGAATATCAAGTTCGGAAGCCTTCGCGTCTTTAACGATGATACTGTCCAGCCGGGCAGGGGCTTTTCGACTCACCCTCACTCCGAGATGGAAATTATATCGGTTGTGCTTGAAGGAGAAATAACACATGAAGATAACATGGGGAATAGAGGAACCCTTGGAAAAGGAGAGGTACAGCGCGTTACCGCAGGTACGGGAATACTTCATTCCGAGTTAAACAGGGGAAAGGAACCCCTGCATTTCTACCAGATCTGGATTTTACCTTCCAGAAGCGGGCTTGAGCCTTCATACTCGCAGAAAAGGTTTGAGGAATCAGAATGGAAAAATAGGCTGCTTCCGCTTGCTTCAGGCAGGGATTTTGAGAATGCCCTGAAGATAGACCCCAATGCAACAATTTATCGGGCCAGCTTGGAAAAGGGGCATGTCATCCATTTTAATACGCAGGATAACCGCCGCACCTTCGTTTACATGTTTGCCGGCGAGCTTTCTGTCAACGGCCAGAGAATTGGACAGGGAGACCAGGCTCGTATTGATCTGGAGCAGGCTATTCATATGGAGGCTGTCTCTTCCGGCACACCTGCGGAATTTATCCTTATTGATATTCCCGCTCAGGAAACAGAAACTCAGAGAAAGAGTTGA
- a CDS encoding DUF169 domain-containing protein, with protein sequence METASSRQIEEINEYGKEIIELLKLETSPVAVALVPKDAEIPERIHRIGKGMKHCQMMDQVRKTKEEFYAVLEDQTCKGGAAAMGLGHMPPKLASGEFYYDKLKHFRTLEASKKTLEQVPMLEAESTIATLYAPLESASFVPDVVVIICSPEQMMLLTQAALYKEGGRIEAEFAGKQSLCSDAVAEPYLTGKMGITVGCTGSRTYTGIQSSELTVGIPAKMLADLVEGLRAIIGKAPAH encoded by the coding sequence ATGGAGACAGCCAGTTCCAGGCAAATTGAGGAAATAAACGAGTACGGAAAGGAAATAATTGAACTGCTTAAACTGGAAACCTCCCCAGTAGCAGTAGCTCTGGTTCCGAAAGACGCTGAAATTCCGGAAAGGATCCACCGGATCGGAAAAGGAATGAAGCACTGCCAGATGATGGACCAGGTACGCAAAACAAAAGAAGAGTTTTATGCCGTGCTTGAGGACCAGACTTGCAAAGGAGGAGCTGCAGCAATGGGGCTCGGGCACATGCCTCCCAAGCTGGCAAGCGGGGAATTTTACTATGACAAACTAAAGCATTTCAGGACCCTGGAGGCTTCGAAAAAAACTCTTGAACAAGTTCCCATGCTTGAGGCAGAGTCCACAATTGCAACCCTTTATGCTCCTCTTGAAAGTGCAAGCTTCGTGCCTGATGTTGTTGTGATAATCTGCTCTCCTGAACAGATGATGCTCCTGACCCAAGCAGCTCTCTATAAAGAAGGAGGCAGAATTGAAGCCGAGTTTGCAGGCAAACAGAGCCTATGTTCAGATGCAGTTGCCGAGCCCTATCTGACAGGCAAAATGGGAATAACAGTAGGCTGTACAGGCAGCAGGACATATACGGGTATTCAGTCATCAGAACTGACAGTTGGAATTCCAGCAAAAATGCTGGCAGATCTGGTGGAAGGATTGAGGGCGATTATCGGAAAAGCTCCTGCACATTGA
- a CDS encoding tripartite tricarboxylate transporter permease gives MEEVSLFLIFFSVLAGYLLGIISGLLPGIHTNNFALALVAFSPFLAEKGVAPFYIALIILSNAVSHTFHDIIPSVFLGAPDGDTALAVLPGHRLLLEGAGAEAVRLSALGSAGSVVASMLFVLPFSLFFGALYPYLQDYMAWVLLTIVFIMLATEKGEEVKGQEGQSSLVRYKYKAMALFLFLITGALGLFAFSRENLLIPVISFGEASALLPLLSGLFGASQLIISLLTSSEIPEKSVSKFELSRIRILRGVFTGSTAGSLVAWLPGVSSAIAALLAGLFVRSDFDRRPIEKEASEPVLGGRKSSLFYDPYADDHQTLESSKEFIVSVSGVNTSNAIFGLVALLVIGKTRSGAMAAVNEILGIGSLGFQVVLLFFAAILLTALFSYFSTVWIGNNAHSILRKLDYTKLCTGVLAGLTIMVFLFTGLFGLFIFIISTPIGMLPSFMKVRKSHAMGVILLPVILYFL, from the coding sequence ATGGAAGAGGTCTCTTTGTTCCTAATCTTTTTTTCTGTTCTTGCAGGCTACCTCCTTGGCATAATTTCGGGGCTATTGCCTGGCATACATACAAACAATTTTGCGCTTGCACTTGTAGCTTTTTCACCTTTTCTGGCTGAGAAAGGGGTTGCCCCGTTTTACATTGCTCTGATTATCCTCTCAAATGCGGTATCTCACACGTTTCATGACATTATCCCGTCTGTGTTTTTAGGAGCACCTGACGGAGACACAGCCCTTGCAGTCCTTCCAGGGCACAGGCTTTTGCTTGAAGGTGCAGGTGCGGAAGCAGTACGCCTTTCTGCCCTCGGAAGTGCAGGCTCTGTGGTTGCATCCATGCTTTTTGTACTGCCTTTTTCTCTTTTTTTCGGAGCCCTTTATCCTTACCTGCAGGATTATATGGCGTGGGTTCTGCTTACGATTGTATTTATCATGCTCGCGACTGAAAAAGGCGAGGAAGTAAAAGGGCAGGAGGGGCAGAGTTCGCTTGTAAGATATAAGTATAAGGCTATGGCTCTCTTCCTGTTTCTGATCACAGGAGCCCTTGGGCTTTTTGCTTTTTCCAGAGAAAATCTCCTGATTCCTGTCATAAGTTTCGGAGAAGCATCCGCGCTCCTCCCTCTCCTCAGTGGGCTTTTCGGGGCATCCCAGCTCATTATAAGCCTCCTCACAAGTTCCGAAATCCCTGAAAAGTCCGTTTCAAAATTTGAGCTTTCCCGAATAAGAATTCTGAGGGGAGTCTTTACAGGCAGCACCGCAGGTTCCCTTGTAGCCTGGCTGCCCGGGGTTTCTTCTGCTATTGCTGCCCTTCTGGCAGGACTCTTTGTAAGGTCTGATTTCGATAGGAGACCTATAGAAAAAGAAGCTTCTGAACCTGTGCTAGGAGGAAGAAAATCCTCTCTTTTTTATGATCCCTATGCAGATGACCACCAGACTCTTGAGAGTTCAAAGGAGTTCATTGTCTCGGTTTCCGGAGTAAATACCTCAAACGCCATTTTCGGGCTCGTTGCTCTCCTTGTTATAGGAAAGACCCGAAGTGGGGCAATGGCTGCCGTGAATGAAATCCTGGGGATCGGATCTCTCGGATTTCAGGTTGTACTACTCTTTTTTGCTGCTATTCTCCTGACTGCCCTGTTTTCATACTTCTCCACAGTCTGGATAGGAAATAATGCTCACAGTATACTCCGAAAACTTGACTACACAAAACTCTGTACAGGAGTCCTAGCAGGACTTACAATAATGGTTTTTCTTTTCACAGGACTTTTCGGGCTTTTTATCTTCATTATTTCTACTCCCATAGGCATGCTCCCGTCTTTTATGAAAGTCAGGAAGTCCCATGCAATGGGAGTTATTTTGCTGCCTGTAATCCTCTATTTCCTGTAA